In the genome of Kluyveromyces marxianus DMKU3-1042 DNA, complete genome, chromosome 1, one region contains:
- the RSE1 gene encoding U2 snRNP complex subunit RSE1 — protein MTQDAGMLLWHTALQRHRNYVYSCTGDFTIDKDVNPVSAAGDSTRDDRSNVKYSGKRRKELQLCLATQNCVELYDVSEGSLQSLGKWPISATILSMSKLNLDKCPHTILVLMTDSGNLTFWKFERDSLSGKVFPRTLANEPIWRSGIRRYAPQSYMACDKQSRCVFLGGLERTKMCVLTDWQHGKLVVSSPVELQRQNRVTLAMASCDVGFDNPVTAAIELENESSDCYISFYTMDLGLNSLMLRKEFVQEDKSANFVMPCPNLGQYKIRTRPTSSSSSTYENEDEMINPFVLCGYDGYLTLRDLEGFYEVSVQLPVRKNVSSTNIINGVVHKLKKEFFILVQSNCGDLYKVTIVPDAETLEPVMEIVYFDTIPPSESVHIFKTGTLFNVSEFGTSHLMQFESLGEDLEKTTSYTPGRRIFIEPRTRLQNLSVLSSLRSLNPLTSLHVTKSTPLTLLAAANDSGSVSKLTSAIDFEELISTALPHAASRLWTVKVPVKETHSLVLLSTETSTTVLKVHSGTIEDFSGPSCPFTLDKATLFVGTMGEKSIIQVTADQLLQITESKDNSTYSKKLEWLPPAGVNIVTAFCNETQLVVSLSNHEICYLEILDESLNELQKRLELDSLVNCISLTTGVRSQYCVLGCDDHSLQILNLQPKHSDFFTVCAMQSLISKPHSLVFVRDSSHLKIHIGMKNGVYASSKLNISDGTVFDVRTKLVGTKPVNVSLLSSIDINYIEEDDEAEEEEEQEEESKSVSSSKRKKESSDFIPVVVLNSNVSWMTYENDNRIVLRPLKTKEAKVLRTVASFITDDIGHNGCCSITNKGHLLIGKLTHFLSWDNWFNEERLALSSNDKGGKEEDDGEDDENEDEDEDEDDTDRCEIFHYQNQKLVKDSIDDTLCYVVSKDSNNQTLLTVIRNDQVLATSNQETSLKVLDEPFRAATSCNFGTTAKYLVLSTSSGKLVTIQVRVKNNVLQIEFVHETLLESSSLYAMVPFQDKLACCIQGNIVLLALGKKQLLKKSITQMPPHITQVTAMDQWDGQHLAVGDIAESVTLFKYDVKNNVFEGVADDNMKKHVTSIKFLDESTVIGGDRFGNCWVLRVDYNNISRVAANIKTCHYTLDTLCHMYMNDTPIQFEVVKNMDMSDRQSILWIGLQGTIGCFVPLVTRKEQQLFESFQFTYAELDFLDFQDRNKHEEVDLEEMEGALDEREKTYHSNSNGNDEERIVEGVISRVGRDFLNYRSYYSPLKNIIDGETLEQFSKYTPSEQKWIASKMKHADGQVETFNKFINEMRTNYL, from the coding sequence ATGACACAGGATGCTGGGATGCTGCTCTGGCACACCGCCTTACAACGACATAGGAACTATGTCTATTCTTGCACTGGTGATTTCACCATAGACAAGGATGTCAATCCTGTTTCAGCGGCAGGAGATTCTACAAGGGATGATCGTTCTAACGTGAAATATAGTGGTAAAAGGCGCAAAGAGCTGCAACTTTGTTTGGCAACCCAGAACTGTGTTGAATTGTACGATGTTAGCGAAGGGTCGCTCCAATCACTTGGGAAATGGCCCATTTCAGCTACCATTTTATCGATGAGTAAGTTAAATTTGGACAAATGTCCACATACCATTTTAGTATTAATGACAGATTCGGGGAACCTAACGTTCTGGAAGTTTGAAAGAGACTCGTTGAGCGGGAAAGTTTTTCCTCGGACTTTGGCTAACGAACCTATATGGAGAAGTGGGATCAGGAGGTATGCGCCTCAAAGTTACATGGCTTGCGATAAGCAGAGCCGATGTGTATTTTTGGGTGGTTTGGAGCGGACGAAGATGTGCGTGTTGACTGACTGGCAACATGGAAAACTTGTCGTTTCCTCCCCTGTAGAGTTACAGAGACAAAATAGGGTTACTCTAGCTATGGCATCGTGTGATGTTGGTTTCGACAATCCAGTAACGGCGGCAATTGAACTAGAAAATGAGAGTTCTGACTGCTACATATCCTTTTACACTATGGACTTGGGTCTAAACTCGCTTATGCTGCGCAAAGAGTTTGTGCAAGAGGATAAAAGTGCAAACTTTGTCATGCCGTGCCCCAATTTGGGACAGTACAAAATCAGGACCAGACCAacttcctcatcatcatccacATATGAAAACGAAGACGAAATGATCAATCCCTTTGTTTTATGTGGATATGATGGTTACTTGACTCTCCGTGATTTGGAAGGCTTTTACGAAGTGTCAGTACAGCTCCCAGTCAGGAAAAATGTATCCTCGACTAATATCATCAACGGTGTGGTTcacaagttgaagaaagagttCTTTATTCTAGTTCAATCTAATTGCGGAGATCTATATAAGGTCACTATCGTCCCTGATGCTGAGACCCTGGAACCAGTGATGGAAATCGTGTATTTTGATACCATTCCTCCATCTGAAAGTGTCCACATCTTCAAGACAGGGACGTTGTTCAATGTGTCTGAATTTGGTACCTCTCATCTCATGCAGTTTGAAAGTCTCGGTGAAGATTTAGAGAAAACCACATCGTACACGCCAGGCAGAAGAATCTTCATTGAACCAAGGACTAGGTTGCAAAACTTATCAGTACTATCTAGTTTGAGGTCTCTGAACCCGTTAACATCTTTGCACGTAACAAAATCCACACCTTTAACACTATTGGCAGCAGCCAATGATTCGGGATCCGTTTCAAAACTGACATCAGCAATagactttgaagaacttaTATCTACAGCTTTGCCCCATGCGGCTTCTAGGCTTTGGACCGTCAAAGTTCCTGTCAAAGAAACTCATAGTTTAGTATTGTTGTCCACTGAGACTTCGACGACAGTTTTGAAAGTACACTCAGGAACCATTGAAGACTTCAGTGGTCCTTCTTGTCCCTTTACGTTGGACAAAGCAACCTTATTCGTTGGTACTATGGGTGAAAAATCTATCATTCAGGTAACTGCAGACCAATTATTGCAGATCACAGAGAGTAAGGATAATAGCACCTATTCTAAAAAACTAGAATGGCTGCCACCAGCAGGTGTCAATATAGTAACTGCTTTTTGTAACGAAACCCAGTTAGTGGTAAGTCTTTCGAATCACGAGATATGCTATCTCGAAATCCTCGATGAATCCCTAAATGAGTTACAAAAGAGGTTAGAGCTCGACTCCTTGGTGAATTGCATCTCGCTAACTACTGGGGTAAGGTCTCAGTACTGCGTATTAGGGTGTGATGATCACAGTTTGCAAATACTAAACTTACAACCTAAACACTCTGATTTCTTTACTGTATGCGCTATGCAGTCACTAATCTCAAAGCCACATTCGTTGGTGTTTGTACGAGACTCGTCACATTTAAAGATTCATATCGGAATGAAAAATGGAGTTTATGCTTCCTCGAAGCTCAACATCAGCGATGGAACTGTGTTTGACGTACGTACGAAACTTGTAGGTACAAAACCGGTCAACGTGTCTCTCTTGAGCAGCATTGATATCAATTATATAGAGGAAGACGACGAAGCggaagaggaggaagaacaggaggaagaaagcaaatctgtttcttcttctaaaaggaagaaagagtcATCTGATTTCATTCCTGTAGTAGTCTTGAACTCTAACGTATCTTGGATGACTTACGAAAATGACAATAGAATTGTGCTTCGCCCTTTGAAAACGAAAGAGGCGAAAGTGCTACGGACCGTTGCTTCTTTTATCACGGATGATATTGGGCATAACGGATGTTGTTCTATTACGAATAAAGGTCATCTCTTAATCGGAAAGTTAACCCACTTCCTATCTTGGGATAATTGGTTTAACGAAGAGCGTCTCGCTTTGTCCTCAAATGACAAAGGGggtaaagaagaagacgatggTGAGGACGATGAAAacgaggatgaagatgaagatgaagatgatacAGATAGATGTGAAATATTTCActatcaaaatcaaaagcTCGTTAAAGACAGCATCGATGATACCCTTTGTTATGTTGTTTCGAAAGATTCAAACAATCAAACGTTATTAACTGTCATCCGTAATGATCAAGTGCTGGCTACTTCGAACCAGGAGACAAGCTTGAAAGTCCTCGATGAGCCATTTAGAGCGGCTACCAGTTGTAACTTTGGTACTACTGCAAAATACTTGGTGTTATCTACAAGCTCTGGGAAACTAGTCACTATACAAGTTCGGGTAAAGAACAATGTGCTCCAAATAGAGTTTGTTCATGAAACACTATTAGAATCCTCCTCATTGTATGCTATGGTGCCTTTCCAGGATAAACTAGCATGCTGTATACAGGGCAACATTGTGTTACTCGCATTGGGTAAGAAACAGTTACTTAAGAAGAGTATCACTCAGATGCCTCCACATATTACTCAGGTAACTGCCATGGATCAATGGGATGGACAACACCTCGCAGTGGGTGATATCGCAGAGTCCGTGACACTTTTCAAGTACGATGTGAAAAACAATGTTTTCGAAGGTGTTGCTGATGACAATATGAAGAAGCACGTAACTTCTATCAAGTTCTTAGACGAGTCTACGGTTATTGGCGGTGACAGGTTCGGTAACTGCTGGGTCTTAAGGGTAGACTACAATAATATAAGTAGGGTTGCTGCTAATATCAAAACTTGTCACTATACTTTGGATACTCTATGTCATATGTACATGAATGATACACCCATTCAGTTCGAAGTTGTAAAAAACATGGATATGTCAGACCGTCAAAGTATTCTGTGGATTGGCCTTCAAGGAACGATCGGTTGCTTTGTACCACTAGTCACAAGGAAAGAACAGCAATTGTTTGAGTCCTTTCAATTTACTTATGCTGAGTTGGACTTCTTGGATTTCCAAGATCGCAACAAgcatgaagaagttgacCTGGAAGAGATGGAAGGTGCCCTTGAcgaaagagagaaaacaTATCACTCCAATTCGAATGGTAACGATGAAGAACGTATTGTCGAAGGTGTAATTAGCCGTGTTGGAAGAGACTTTTTGAATTATCGCAGCTATTATTCtccattgaagaatatcattGATGGTGAGACATTGGAGCAGTTTTCAAAGTATACGCCAAGCGAGCAAAAATGGATAGCAAGTAAGATGAAACATGCAGATGGACAAGTGGAGACATTTAACAAGTTTATAAATGAGATGCGCACTAACTATTTATAG
- the AIM32 gene encoding Aim32p: MFVRQVLNRQYQFKTLDIALKNQITEQCQCFVSELNHRLPKESQLDLSLQIPKKVPYYHKHVLMLTPKAGDWKKWPSKIELAISFPFNLVGPLKSSLKNTNTGSSILVNELDLPGFHSSEKEIKFLVIPDMKIYTVDPSQLPQFSTFLGEGNLASSSHKLSFADYLQGSDKVNPESQEGENPGSDINLASQFKTQDFHHDLILVCGHYNRDARCGELAPLLIDKLNSIRPTLKTGIVSHVGGHKFAGNIIYYQFNGVNNKNKNNTCDVEGLWFSKVLPQNLETVLENLDQNIILQDFYRGHISYTGYK, encoded by the coding sequence ATGTTCGTGCGCCAGGTTTTGAATAGGCAGTACCAGTTTAAAACGCTGGATATTGCTTTAAAAAACCAAATCACTGAGCAATGCCAATGCTTTGTAAGCGAATTGAATCATCGGTTACCAAAGGAATCTCAACTCGACTTGTCGTTACAAATCCCCAAGAAAGTACCCTATTATCATAAGCATGTACTCATGCTCACCCCAAAAGCTGGAGATTGGAAGAAATGGCCTTCCAAGATCGAATTGGCAATATCTTTCCCGTTCAATCTGGTAGGACCCTTAAAATCTAGCTTAAAGAATACAAACACCGGAAGCAGCATACTAGTTAACGAACTCGATTTACCGGGATTCCACTCATCTGAGAAAGAGATAAAATTCCTTGTGATACCAGATATGAAGATATATACTGTTGATCCATCGCAACTACCGCAGTTCTCCACTTTTCTGGGTGAAGGAAACTTAGCATCATCCTCTCACAAACTCTCATTTGCCGACTATTTGCAAGGATCCGATAAAGTCAACCCAGAATCCCAAGAAGGTGAGAACCCAGGATCTGATATTAATCTTGCATCCCAATTTAAGACTCAAGATTTCCATCACGATCTAATTCTAGTATGTGGGCACTACAATCGTGATGCAAGATGCGGGGAACTAGCACCTCTGCTTATAGATAAGCTAAACTCAATAAGGCCAACCTTGAAAACAGGAATTGTGTCGCATGTCGGAGGACACAAATTCGCTGGGaacattatatattatcaGTTCAATGGAGTTAAtaacaagaacaaaaacaacaccTGTGATGTTGAAGGATTATGGTTCAGTAAAGTGCTTCCGCAGAACTTAGAGACCGTTCTCGAAAATTTAGATCAgaatataatattacaaGATTTCTATAGAGGCCATATATCGTACACTGGCTATAAATAG
- the GAL80 gene encoding transcription regulator GAL80 — MNNNKRSKLSTVPSSRPIRVGFVGLSSGKGWASKTHFLAIQQLSSQFQIVAMYNSTVESSLHTIQKLQLKHATAFDSLKSFAQCKDIDMIVVSVKVPEQHGIVRSILEHSVNNLNLRYLYVEWALAANIEQAEELYALAQKRTNLQTVICLQGRKSPYIVRAKELISEGCIGDINSIEVSGNGGWYGYERPMRSPEYLYNVEGGVNLVSNSFGHTIDVLQYITGSYFRKINAMISNNIPTQWLLDENGKRTKETISKTCPDHLLFQGVLEQGQVPVSCSFKGGTPAKKFTKNLVIDIHGTKGDLKIEGDAGFVEISNLVLYFCGVKNGNGNGNGNGNGNGPTATATTTNSTSTPTRKVSPTPSGSPPDEEETMEVFHLRNYNSVVGNILRIYESIADFHFRGKPGSKPPRGPDDLLLSSRFERQGFRFEGFPTFKDAIILHRLIDAVFKSDKESRTLDVSEITI; from the coding sequence atgaacaacaacaagagatCGAAACTCTCGACGGTGCCCTCGAGCAGGCCCATACGGGTAGGGTTTGTAGGGCTTTCGAGCGGGAAAGGATGGGCGTCGAAGACACATTTTCTGGCGATCCAGCAGCTTTCGTCGCAGTTCCAGATTGTTGCGATGTACAATTCGACGGTGGAATCGAGCTTGCACACGATCCAGAAGTTGCAGTTGAAGCATGCGACGGCGTTTGATTCGCTAAAGTCGTTTGCGCAATGCAAGGATATCGATATGATAGTGGTTAGCGTGAAGGTGCCGGAGCAGCACGGGATTGTTCGGAGTATACTGGAGCACTCTGTGAACAACTTAAACTTACGGTATTTGTATGTGGAGTGGGCGCTAGCGGCGAATATCGAGCAAGCGGAGGAGCTCTATGCGCTAGCGCAAAAAAGGACGAACTTGCAGACGGTGATTTGTCTCCAGGGCCGGAAGTCGCCGTATATTGTGCGTGCGAAGGAGTTGATCAGCGAGGGGTGCATCGGGGATATTAACTCGATCGAGGTGTCTGGGAATGGGGGTTGGTACGGGTACGAACGGCCCATGCGGTCGCCTGAGTACTTGTACAACGTGGAAGGTGGTGTCAACTTGGTTTCCAACTCGTTCGGCCACACGATAGACGTGTTACAGTACATCACAGGATCATATTTCCGCAAGATCAACGCAATGATATCAAACAATATTCCGACACAGTGGCTTCTCGACGAAAACGGGAAACGAACCAAGGAAACCATCTCGAAAACGTGCCCGGACCATCTTTTGTTCCAAGGAGTGCTCGAGCAGGGGCAAGTGCCCGTCTCGTGCTCTTTCAAGGGTGGTACCCCGGCCAAAAAATTCACCAAGAACCTTGTCATAGACATTCACGGCACCAAGGGCGACTTGAAGATAGAGGGAGACGCCGGTTTCGTAGAAATCTCAAACCTAGTGCTCTATTTCTGCGGTGTCAAGAAcggcaatggcaatggcaatggcaatggcaatggcaatggccCAACTGCCACTGCAACCACTACTAATAGTACGTCTACGCCGACACGCAAGGTATCGCCCACTCCGTCAGGATCGCCtccagatgaagaagaaactatGGAGGTGTTCCACCTCAGAAACTACAATAGCGTTGTAGGCAACATACTAAGAATTTACGAGTCCATCGCAGACTTCCACTTCAGAGGAAAACCCGGCTCAAAACCGCCCAGGGGTCCAGACGACTTGTTGTTGAGCAGCAGGTTCGAAAGGCAGGGATTCAGATTTGAAGGTTTCCCGACTTTCAAAGACGCAATTATATTACACCGTCTCATAGACGCAGTCTTCAAAAGCGataaagaatcaagaacCCTTGATGTGTCGGAAATAACCATCTAA
- the SUR7 gene encoding Sur7p: MLGDDIEDRELGLGGPRRGQKSRMLVVKASKSLVRFISILFLAGSTLLLLFIVMSGSINHAPINKFYWLQADTSNISSAPALSRWTFWGVCGVSGGKNVNCTDLGPAYPLSPVDNFHTKVGMPHDFVANRSTYYYLTRFSFVFLLLALVFVGLAMLFYLMSWVSGAFQGTIFVLIGLGTLLNITGSACQTAAVAMAKNKFKDDHFKAKIGVKMMAFAWTTVALDICLFFLLGSFFLKRVYNAHREFVELQKYKEQTAAVGYDQQGLDQGIGGMGPVNTMGPIAGDTVEDPKPEPPHQSGIKFFKIRRTHKSDDESM; encoded by the coding sequence atGCTGGGAGACGACATAGAGGACCGAGAGCTAGGACTGGGAGGCCCAAGGAGGGGCCAGAAGAGCAGGATGCTGGTTGTGAAGGCATCTAAGTCGTTGGTGCGGTTTATTTCGATTCTATTTCTAGCAGGTTCGACGCTCTTGTTGCTATTCATTGTGATGTCCGGGAGCATCAACCATGCGCCTATAAACAAGTTTTACTGGCTCCAGGCGGACACTTCTAACATTTCGAGTGCGCCTGCACTCTCTAGATGGACGTTCTGGGGTGTGTGTGGAGTTTCAGGCGGGAAGAACGTGAACTGCACGGACCTGGGGCCAGCGTATCCGTTGTCTCCGGTGGACAACTTCCACACGAAGGTTGGGATGCCGCACGATTTTGTCGCTAACAGAAGCACATACTACTACTTGACGAGGTTTtcgtttgtgtttttgttgctAGCGTTGGTGTTTGTTGGGCTAGCCATgttgttttatttgatGTCGTGGGTGTCTGGAGCGTTCCAGGGCACGATATTTGTACTCATTGGGCTCGGGACGTTGTTGAACATCACTGGGAGTGCATGTCAGACGGCAGCTGTTGCGATGGCCAAGAACAAGTTCAAGGATGATCATTTCAAGGCCAAGATTGGCGTCAAGATGATGGCATTTGCGTGGACCACGGTAGCGTTGGACATTTGtctgttcttcttgctcgggtcctttttcttgaagcgGGTATACAATGCGCACCGCGAGTTTGTTGAGCTGCAAAAGTACAAGGAGCAAACGGCTGCCGTGGGCTACGACCAGCAAGGGCTCGACCAGGGAATAGGCGGAATGGGTCCCGTGAACACCATGGGTCCTATTGCCGGCGATACTGTGGAAGACCCTAAGCCGGAGCCACCACACCAGTCTGGGATCAAGTTCTTTAAGATTAGAAGGACTCACAAGTCGGATGATGAGTCGATGTAG
- a CDS encoding NADH dehydrogenase, with protein sequence MPCAPMLLCRPMAGQLARPMARPVFTRLLAKHSINKNPITRTFHMNSRLLQTEQAPGSGTRTKSGTLSKVFKWTIFTTGMIASGLGALVVGFFIYDSTTYKSCDVPEEIKVPKLALNPEIGGPENLPILRETLDAYDSELKELASYKPKLVILGSGWASVGLLKNLTPGDYDVTVVSPQNYFLFTPLLPSAATGTLEVKSLMASIRKIVKDVDGHYLEAYAEKIEFDHNLVKVSQFNTKTGVKECFYVPYDKLVIAVGSTSNTHGVEGLQYCSRLKTAEDAIAIRKKIKTLLERACLPTTTDEERRNLLSFVVCGGGPTGVEFAAEVFDLLNEDLPNMYPKILRQQLSVHVIQSRSNILNTYDEKISEYATERFKKETIDVLTNSRVEKILPDRVLFKQKDPETGEVQLKELPFGICLWSTGVSQNPLTKQVVQALSHAQRNKRAIETDSHLRVIGAPTEDVYAIGDCSTVRTDLADNTTEYIRRYIVNRHLSLTRSNEIITDEDIKHLSLSYNEIIDIAKQVARKHPQTREHLIHLEDDLPKYDTNHSGQLNFNQISALLREVETKVTSLPATAQRAHQQGKYMGKKLSKIARASNNTEDGALIIHERGVDERIYRPFRYVHLGSLAYIGNSAVFDLPGYSFVGGLIAMYLWRSIYFAQTVSWRTRVLLFMDWLKRGMFGRDILSE encoded by the coding sequence ATGCCGTGTGCTCCTATGTTGTTGTGTCGGCCAATGGCCGGGCAATTGGCCCGGCCTATGGCAAGACCAGTCTTCACTAGGCTACTCGCAAAACATTCCATTAATAAAAACCCTATAACAAGAACATTCCACATGAATTCTCGTCTTTTACAAACTGAACAGGCCCCAGGCTCGGGCACCCGTACCAAATCAGGCACACTCTCAAAAGTGTTCAAATGGACCATCTTCACTACAGGTATGATTGCTTCGGGGCTCGGGGCCCTAGTGGTGGGATTCTTCATCTACGATTCGACTACTTATAAGTCATGTGACGTGCCAGAAGAGATAAAGGTTCCGAAATTGGCGTTGAACCCCGAGATTGGGGGCCCAGAGAACTTGCCCATCCTAAGGGAAACGCTAGATGCGTACGATTCGGAGCTCAAGGAATTGGCGTCATACAAGCCAAAGCTAGTCATTCTAGGGTCCGGCTGGGCCTCTGTCGGACTCTTGAAAAACTTGACTCCAGGAGATTATGACGTTACCGTTGTTTCCCCGCAAAATTATTTCTTGTTCACGCCGTTGCTACCTTCAGCAGCAACCGGTACGTTGGAAGTTAAGTCGTTGATGGCTTCGATAAGAAAGATCGTGAAGGATGTCGATGGTCACTATTTGGAAGCGTACGCTGAGAAAATCGAGTTCGACCATAATTTGGTCAAGGTGTCGCAATTCAACACCAAGACCGGAGTGAAAGAGTGTTTCTACGTGCCTTACGACAAATTGGTTATTGCAGTCGGGTCCACGTCAAACACACACGGTGTCGAGGGCTTGCAATACTGTTCCCGTTTGAAAACTGCAGAAGATGCTATTGCCATTCgtaaaaagatcaagacTTTGCTCGAAAGAGCCTGTTTGCCCACAACAACTGACGAAGAGCGCCGTAACTTGTTGAGCTTTGTTGTATGTGGTGGTGGGCCCACGGGTGTCGAATTCGCGGCAGAAGTGTTTGACCTTTTGAACGAAGACTTGCCCAACATGTACCCCAAGATCTTGAGACAGCAACTTTCTGTGCACGTGATCCAATCGAGATCCAACATCCTAAACACGTACGACGAGAAGATCTCCGAATACGCAACTGAAAGGTTCAAGAAGGAGACCATCGATGTGCTAACGAACTCTCGTGTCGAAAAGATCCTACCCGACCGTGTGCTGTTCAAGCAAAAAGACCCTGAAACGGGTGAAGTGCAGCTGAAAGAACTGCCCTTCGGGATCTGCCTGTGGTCCACAGGTGTTTCTCAGAACCCATTGACGAAACAGGTGGTCCAAGCCTTGTCCCACGcgcaaagaaacaagaggGCCATTGAAACTGACTCCCACTTGAGAGTCATTGGTGCCCCTACAGAAGACGTTTACGCTATTGGTGACTGTTCTACTGTGAGAACCGACTTGGCAGATAACACAACCGAGTACATCAGAAGATACATTGTGAACAGACATCTCTCGCTAACGAGAAGCAACGAGATTATCACAGATGAGGACATCAAGCATTTGTCATTGTCCTACAACGAGATTATCGATATTGCCAAGCAAGTGGCACGGAAACATCCCCAAACAAGAGAACATCTAATCCACCTCGAAGATGACCTACCAAAATACGACACGAACCACTCGGGTCAGTTGAACTTCAACCAGATCTCGGCCTTGCTACGTGAAGTGGAAACTAAAGTCACCTCTTTGCCAGCAACCGCCCAAAGGGCCCACCAACAGGGTAAATATATGGGTAAAAAGTTGAGCAAGATCGCAAGAGCATCAAATAACACTGAAGATGGCGCCTTGATTATACACGAAAGGGGTGTGGATGAGAGAATCTACAGACCATTCAGGTATGTGCATCTAGGTTCTCTCGCCTACATCGGTAACTCCGCAGTCTTCGACTTACCAGGCTACTCATTTGTCGGTGGGTTGATCGCTATGTACCTGTGGAGATCCATCTACTTCGCCCAAACCGTTTCATGGAGAACAAGAGTCCTATTGTTCATGGATTGGTTGAAGAGAGGAATGTTTGGGAGAGATATCTTGAGTGAGTGA